The nucleotide sequence CTGGCGTCGATCACGGCGTATTCCGAGATGCTGGCCGACGGCGAGGCCGACGACGAGGAGACGCGCAAGGAGTTCTACCACGTGATTCAGAGTCAGGCGCAGCGTCTCAACCGCCTGATCGAGGACATTCTCAACATCTCACGAATCGAATCGGGACTGATCAAAGTCCAGAAAGAGCCGGTCAGTCTGACGATTCTGATCGAGCAGCAGATGCAGATGATCAAGGGCTTCGCCGAGGAGAAGGGCATCACCGTCACGGGACGCGCCCCCATCGTGTACGATCAGGTCCTGGCGGACAAGGACATGATCAGCCAGGTCATCGTGAACCTGCTGAGCAATGCGGTCAAGTACACGCCGTCCGGCGGGACGGTGCGGATCGAGACGGACGTGAACGAGGCCGATGCGCTGGCGCGCGTGACGGTCACCGACACCGGCGTCGGCATCCCGGCCGACGAGATCGATCACGTCTTCGACAAGTTCTACCGAGTGGGCGCCAACAACAAGCAGGCGAAAGGGACGGGCCTCGGCCTGAACCTCGTCCGCCAGATCGTCGAAACCGTGCACAAGGGCCGTGTGTTCGTCACCAGTCAGGTTGGCGTCGGCAGCACCTTCGGGTTCGAGCTGCCTCTGGCCGCCGCCGAGATGGCCGGCGCGACCCGGTGATCGACGGCCTTGGGCCTCTCCGCGGAGAGGATCGTAGCGAAACCCCGTTTTTGGAGTGGATGAAAATGACAGGCAAGAAAGTGCTGATCGCCGACGACGAGATTCACATCATTCACGTCGTCGCCATCAAGCTGCGGAACAACGGATACGAGGTCGTCGCGGCCAACAACGGCGCCGAGGCGTACGAACTGGCGTGCAGCGAGAAGCCCGACCTCATCGTAACCGACTATCAGATGCCGTTCGTCACCGGGATCGAGCTGGTCGAGAAGGTGCGGAGCAATGAAGAGACCAGGCACATCCCGGTCGTCCTGCTGACGGCGCGCAGCTTCGCCATCGCGCAGGAGATGCAGCAATCGCTCGGGATCGAGGAGTGCCTCAGCAAGCCGTTCAGCCCGAAGGAGCTGCTCAAGACGATCCAGGACATTCTGTATCAGAGGGCCGTCGCCGTTCGGGGCTGACCCGGCCGGCGCGACGAGCGCCCGCACACTCTGGAATCTGCTGGACCGCGAGGAGGGCCATGCCGAACATCATGACACACGGACTGACGTGTCTGCAACGACGCGACCTGGAACGATTCGGCGCGCGCATCGGGCACTTTGGCGCCCACTTCGCCGTGGTGGACGCGGAGGGTCAGATTCTGCTCCGCCACGACGCCGGGCGGTTCGCCAGCGACACGGAGGCCGTCGTCGAAGCCGGGCGTGCCGTCTGCGAGGCCGTCCGCGACCGCGCCGAGACGGATGACGAAGGGCGCGTCTGGCGGTTCTGCGACGGCCACGTGCTTCTGGCCGCTGCGTTGTGTCTGCCCTGCAACGGCCCCGGCTGCGTTCGTCTGGCGGGCGCGATGGTGGTCGATCTGGGCGCCGAGGCGCCGTCGGCGGACGCCGACGCCATGCGCGTGGCGTATCTGAGCGAAATGATGCGGCTGGCCGCACAGGGGCTCCGCGATGCCGTGCGGAACGACGAGCAGATGGAGAAGATGGGCCTGGAGCTGGCCCAGGTGTACGAAGAGCTTGTCCTGTTGCACAAGATCAACACGCACATGAAGGTCACCGAATCGGACGGCACGTTCCTGCAGTTGGCCTGCGACAGCCTGACCGACATCGTGCCGGTCGAGGGGATCGCCATCGTGCTGGAGCGGATGGTCGAAGGCGAGCGGCGGTTCATGGTGGCCGCCGGGTCGGGACTCATCGACCTGTCGCCTCACATGACGGCCGTGCTGCACAGCCGGCTCGCCGAGGACATCCGGCGAGGCCAGGAGGCCCTGCTGGACAGCGAGGTCGATACGGCGTTTCGCTTCGAGTGGCCGCAGAGCGTTCGGAACATCATCGCCGTGCCGCTCTGCGCCAAGGGGCCGCAGGAGGCGCGCAGCGCCGGCCGCGTGCAGAATGCGGTGGCGATCATCGGGTACATGGTCGCGATCAATCGAATCGACAAGCCGGATTTCGACAGCACGGACATGAAGCTGTTCGCCTCCGTGGCCAGCGGCTGCGCGGTGTTCATCGAGAACGGACGTCTGTTCAACGATCTCAAGGAACTCTTCGTCGGGTCGCTGAAGGCCCTGACCAACAGCATCGACGCCAAAGACCAGTATACGCGAGGGCATTCCGAGCGGGTCGCCATCATCTCACAGTGGCTGGCCGAACGCGTCGCCGAACGGGAACGGCTCGATAGCGAGCAGATTCACCGCATCTATCTGGCGGGGCTTCTGCACGACATCGGCAAGATCGGTGTGGACGAGAACGTCCTGCGCAAGAACGGCAAACTCACGCCGGAAGAACGCGAATGCATCCAACGCCATCCATCCGTGGGAGCGGGCATCCTGCGCGGCATCAAACAGATGCAGGACATCGTGCCTGGCGTGCTCCACCATCACGAACGCGTCGACGGGAAGGGCTATCCGGAAGGTCTGACGGGACGCGAAATGTCGCTCACCGCCAAGATCGTCGGACTGGCCGACAGCTTCGATGCGATGACCTCGAAGCGGGTCTACCGGGACGCCATGACCGTGGACCAGGCGCTCGACGAGATCCGAAAGGGCCTGGGCACGCAGTTCGACGAGAAGGTCGGGACGATCTTCCTCGAAAGCGACATTTATCATCTGTGGGACCGGATCCAGGGGAATGGCCCGTCTGCGTACGGAGGCCGCCATCTCGCCGACTATGGGACCACCGCTGTGGGGACTCTGTTGCGATGAAGATCAACACGCAGAACTACAACGACGTCACCGTGATCGAGCTGCAGGGCGAGATCGACGGGGACATCGCCGACGCGCTGAAAGACACCGTCGTCGAAACCGTCACGATCGGCCGCACGCGGGTCGTCATCGACATGAGCAACGTCAGCTCCATCGACGGCCAGGGGCTGGAGCTGCTGCTCTGGGCGCGGGAATACGGCCGCCGGAACCGGACGCAGCTCAAGCTGGCGGGTCTCGACGAGACCCTCGACAAGATTCTCGAAATCACGGGGCTGCAAACCGAATTCGATCGTCACACGGAACTGGCCGAAGCGGTCCGGAGCTTCGCCTGAGTGCGGTCCGCGTGACACAGACAGAGGTGCGCTATGAGTCAGATTCTGCTTGAGAACAAGATGCAGCTCGGTCAGCTCCTGCTGGCGCGAGGTGTGGTCACTCAGGAGCAGATCGACCATGCGCTGGCCGAGCAACAGGACAAGGGCCACCGCAAGCTGCTCGGCGAGCTGTTCGTCGAGATGGGCTACTGCACGGAGAACCAGATCGCCGCCGCCCTGGCCGAGGCCTATGGCGTTCCGTACGCGCAGGTCAGCCCGAAGCTGTGCGATCCGAAGGCGGTGGAGCTGCTGCCGCGCGAGTTCCTCGAAGCCCACATCGTCCTGCCCCTGTTCAAGGTGCACGACGTCCTGACCGTGGCGGTCAACGAGCCGACGAACGTCTTTCTGCTCGACGAGATCGCGCGGATCAGCGGGTGCCGGGTGCGGGTCGTCTGCTCGACCAGCAAGGACATCAAGGCCACGCTCCAGTCCTATCTGCCGGCGGCCAACGTCTTCGTGATCGACGACATCATCGACGACGAAGGGCTCGAAGAGTTCACCCTGATCGAGAGCATCACGCAGGACATCAGCAATCTCGAAGAGGTGGCCGGCCAGTCGCCGGTGGTCAAGCTGGTCAACTATCTGCTGTACAACGCGGTCCGGGAGAACGCCAGCGACATCCACGTCGAGTGCGACGAGAAGCGGCTGCGCGTCCGCTACCGCGTCGACGGCAAGCTGTACGAGAAGATGCGTCCGCCGCATCAGATGCACGCGGCGGTGGTCTCGCGCATCAAGATCATGGCCGAGCTGGACATCGCCCAGCGCCGTCTGCCGCAGGATGGCGGCATTCACGTCCTGGTCGAGGGCCGTCCCATCGACCTGCGCGTCTCGGTCATGCCGGGCAACTTCGGCGAGAAGGTCGTCATTCGCGTCATCGACCCGCAGAAGATCCTGTACAACCTCGAGTCGCTCGGGTTCACCTACGACAATCTCCTGCGCTTTCGCGAAGTGATTCAGGTGCCCAACGGCATCGTTCTCGTCACCGGACCGACCGGATCGGGCAAGAACACCACGCTCTATGCGGCGCTGTCGGAGCTCAACAGCGAAGAGGTGAACATCTGCACCGTGGAAGACCCGGTCGAGTGCAACATCTCGGGCATCAACCAGTTCCAGGTCAACACCGGCGTGGGGTTCGAGTTCTCGACCGCTCTGCGGAGCCTGTTGCGACAGGACCCCGACATCATCATGGTCGGCGAGATCCGCGATCAGGCCACGGCCAACATCGCGGTCCAGGCCGCCCTGACCGGGCACCTGGTGCTCTCGACCCTGCACACGAACGATGCGCCGGGCGCGGTGACGCGTCTGCTCGACCTGGGCGTGGCCCCGTATCTGGTCAGCGCGTCGCTGAAGGGGGTGCTGGCCCAGCGTCTGGTCCGAAAGATCTGCCCGAACTGCAAGACCGAGTACGATCCGCCGCCGAGTCTCAAGAGAAGCGTTCCGTCCCAGGACGGGGAGGCCTGCAAGTTCTACCGGGGTCTTGGGTGCAAGAAATGCCGCAACACCGGGTACGCCGGACGCATCGCCATTCACGAGCTGCTCGTACCCGATGACGAGATGATGGAAATGATCAACGAGCGCGTCAGTGCCAAGAGACTGCGGGCGGCCGCCCTGGCCAAGGGCATGACCCCGCTGCACTTCGACGGGATCGAGAAGGTCAAGGCAGGCATCGTGTCGATCGAAGAGGTCCTGCGGATCGCCGCATTCGAGGCGCCCGCAACGGTCGAATCCTGATGCCCATGTTGTAGCGACGTGGACGTATGGCAATGTTGACAGCAGAGATGCGACAGACCGCTCCGGGGGCGACGGCGCCGCCGGATCCGACCGGGGAACAGAAGCCCGATCTCGCCGGCGCTCTGCGCCGCGCGCAGGACGCTCGGCCGTTCCAGAAGGTGCGGGTCCGCAGCGCCGACCTGATCCTGTTCACGACGCAGTTGGCCGTCATGCTCGACAGCGGGGTGATTCTCAGCGACGCGCTCGACGCCATCGGCGAGCAGGCGGGCGATCCGCGATTCAAAGCCATGATCCTCGACGTGTCCGAACGCGTCAAGAGCGGCGAGACGTTCTCGAAGGCCCTGGCCGCCTATCCGAACACCTTCAACCGGATGTTCATCAGCATGGTCAAGGCCTCGGAAGCCTCGGGAAAAATGGTCGAGATGCTCAGCGTCCTGACGGGGTATCTCACCTTCGAGGCCGATACGCGCAAACGCGTCCTGGGGGCCCTGACGTATCCGCTGATCATGGTCCTGATGGCGATCGCCGCCACGGGCACGTTGATGTTCTTCGTCCTGCCGCGCTTCATGCGGATCTACGAGACCCGCGGGGCGGCGCTGCCCAGGCTGACCCAGGTACTCGTTCATTTCAGCCGGGTTCTCGGCAATGCGGAACTCATGGCCGTGCTCATCACCAGTGCGATCCTGCTGGGCGTGGGCCTGCACTTCTGGTCCCACACGACGGCGGGACGGCGCATCCTCGACGGGCTGAAGATCCGCATCCCGGTCATCGGCACGATGTTCGTGGACATGGTCGTGACGCGGAGCATGCGGATCATGGCCACGATGGTCAACACGGGCGTTCGCCTGCTCGACGCGATCCATGTGATCCAGGGCTGCGTGGACAACCATGAGTTCGAGCAACTCTGGGCGGAAGTGGACGACAAGATTCAGGACGGCTACCAGCTCTCCGAAGCGATCCTCGTCTCCGAGCGATCGAAGCTGATCTCGCCGAGCATCATCCAGATGCTCCGGGCCGGCGAGAAAGCCGGGCAGCTCGGCACGGTCTGCGACAAGGTCTCGATCTTCTATGAGAAGAAGCTGGCGGCGTCCATTCAGAACGTCATGACCGTGATCGAGCCGCTGATGATCACGATCCTCGGCGTGGTCATCGGGACCATCGCCATCGCACTGCTGCTGCCGGTCTTCCGGGTCTCCAGCGTCATCGCTCACTGACGGGCCGTCGGGGTCGAGGCGAGCACCTCTCGGCACGTGCAGTGGTTGCCCAGGTGACAGAGCGCCAGTTGCGGCGTCCTGAAACGAATCGGGAACGTCATCGGCTCCGCTACGGTCCCATACCCGATCGTAATGTGCGGAAAGAACGCGGCAAAGGCGGCCTTGTCCCGATAATTCCGAATCCAGGCCAGCGTGCTCTGAGCCGGCTCTTCGTCGCCGCGGATCATCTCGGCGGTCACCTCACGGCTGACGAACGGTTCCATCGCCTCCATGATCCGCTCGTGCAGCGTTTGCAGGGCGCCGGTCTTGGCGATTGCGAACAGCGAGTTCGGCTCGTTCCGCGCGTTCAGCACGGTGACGATCCCCGTGAGGGTCAATTCTCCGATGGGGCAGTCGCGCGCCACGTCAGCCATCGCCGTCCCGATGGCGTCGATCCGCCCGGCCTCGATGCAGCCCATCGCCAGTGAGATGTGCGGCAGGCACGTGGCCTCGTCCAGGACGATCTCGCCGGCCTGGGCCCCGAGCAGCCGGCGGTTGGTCGCGATGGCAAGCCGGGTGATTCTTTCCTCGGGCAACAGTGCGACGTCGATAGCGATCCGGCTCATGGCGTTCTCCCTTGCACGCGGGCGAAGACTTCGTCGAACTGCCGCAGGACGACTTCGTTGGTTTGGGGAAAGAACCGGTTCACCAGGACGATGGTCAGGTTGTTGGCGACGAATCCCGGGACGATCTCGTACAGGTGCGCGCCGAGGCCCATCTGTTTCCAGACGACCAGCACGACCGTGCCGACGACCATGCCCGCCAGCGCCGCCTGCCAGCCCGTACGCTTCGAGAACAGAGCGAAGAGGACCAACGGTCCGAAGGCGGCGCCGAATCCGCCCCAGGCGTACGCGACGATGTTCAGAATCGTGTCGCTCGGACGCAGCGCCAGCAGCAGGGCGACCACGGAAATCACAACGACGCAGATCCGGCCGACGAGGACCACCTCACGCTGTTCGGCGGTTCGCTGGATCGTCTTCTGATAGAAGTCCTCCGTCAGCGCCGACGACGAGACGAGCAGTTGCGAGTCGATGGTGGACATGATCGCTGAGAGGATCGCCGCCAGCATGACGCCCCCGATCCAGGGATGTGTGACT is from Anaerobaca lacustris and encodes:
- a CDS encoding response regulator — protein: MTGKKVLIADDEIHIIHVVAIKLRNNGYEVVAANNGAEAYELACSEKPDLIVTDYQMPFVTGIELVEKVRSNEETRHIPVVLLTARSFAIAQEMQQSLGIEECLSKPFSPKELLKTIQDILYQRAVAVRG
- a CDS encoding HD-GYP domain-containing protein codes for the protein MPNIMTHGLTCLQRRDLERFGARIGHFGAHFAVVDAEGQILLRHDAGRFASDTEAVVEAGRAVCEAVRDRAETDDEGRVWRFCDGHVLLAAALCLPCNGPGCVRLAGAMVVDLGAEAPSADADAMRVAYLSEMMRLAAQGLRDAVRNDEQMEKMGLELAQVYEELVLLHKINTHMKVTESDGTFLQLACDSLTDIVPVEGIAIVLERMVEGERRFMVAAGSGLIDLSPHMTAVLHSRLAEDIRRGQEALLDSEVDTAFRFEWPQSVRNIIAVPLCAKGPQEARSAGRVQNAVAIIGYMVAINRIDKPDFDSTDMKLFASVASGCAVFIENGRLFNDLKELFVGSLKALTNSIDAKDQYTRGHSERVAIISQWLAERVAERERLDSEQIHRIYLAGLLHDIGKIGVDENVLRKNGKLTPEERECIQRHPSVGAGILRGIKQMQDIVPGVLHHHERVDGKGYPEGLTGREMSLTAKIVGLADSFDAMTSKRVYRDAMTVDQALDEIRKGLGTQFDEKVGTIFLESDIYHLWDRIQGNGPSAYGGRHLADYGTTAVGTLLR
- a CDS encoding STAS domain-containing protein; the protein is MKINTQNYNDVTVIELQGEIDGDIADALKDTVVETVTIGRTRVVIDMSNVSSIDGQGLELLLWAREYGRRNRTQLKLAGLDETLDKILEITGLQTEFDRHTELAEAVRSFA
- a CDS encoding GspE/PulE family protein, with the protein product MSQILLENKMQLGQLLLARGVVTQEQIDHALAEQQDKGHRKLLGELFVEMGYCTENQIAAALAEAYGVPYAQVSPKLCDPKAVELLPREFLEAHIVLPLFKVHDVLTVAVNEPTNVFLLDEIARISGCRVRVVCSTSKDIKATLQSYLPAANVFVIDDIIDDEGLEEFTLIESITQDISNLEEVAGQSPVVKLVNYLLYNAVRENASDIHVECDEKRLRVRYRVDGKLYEKMRPPHQMHAAVVSRIKIMAELDIAQRRLPQDGGIHVLVEGRPIDLRVSVMPGNFGEKVVIRVIDPQKILYNLESLGFTYDNLLRFREVIQVPNGIVLVTGPTGSGKNTTLYAALSELNSEEVNICTVEDPVECNISGINQFQVNTGVGFEFSTALRSLLRQDPDIIMVGEIRDQATANIAVQAALTGHLVLSTLHTNDAPGAVTRLLDLGVAPYLVSASLKGVLAQRLVRKICPNCKTEYDPPPSLKRSVPSQDGEACKFYRGLGCKKCRNTGYAGRIAIHELLVPDDEMMEMINERVSAKRLRAAALAKGMTPLHFDGIEKVKAGIVSIEEVLRIAAFEAPATVES
- a CDS encoding type II secretion system F family protein; translated protein: MLTAEMRQTAPGATAPPDPTGEQKPDLAGALRRAQDARPFQKVRVRSADLILFTTQLAVMLDSGVILSDALDAIGEQAGDPRFKAMILDVSERVKSGETFSKALAAYPNTFNRMFISMVKASEASGKMVEMLSVLTGYLTFEADTRKRVLGALTYPLIMVLMAIAATGTLMFFVLPRFMRIYETRGAALPRLTQVLVHFSRVLGNAELMAVLITSAILLGVGLHFWSHTTAGRRILDGLKIRIPVIGTMFVDMVVTRSMRIMATMVNTGVRLLDAIHVIQGCVDNHEFEQLWAEVDDKIQDGYQLSEAILVSERSKLISPSIIQMLRAGEKAGQLGTVCDKVSIFYEKKLAASIQNVMTVIEPLMITILGVVIGTIAIALLLPVFRVSSVIAH
- a CDS encoding 2'-5' RNA ligase family protein — protein: MSRIAIDVALLPEERITRLAIATNRRLLGAQAGEIVLDEATCLPHISLAMGCIEAGRIDAIGTAMADVARDCPIGELTLTGIVTVLNARNEPNSLFAIAKTGALQTLHERIMEAMEPFVSREVTAEMIRGDEEPAQSTLAWIRNYRDKAAFAAFFPHITIGYGTVAEPMTFPIRFRTPQLALCHLGNHCTCREVLASTPTARQ